A stretch of Triticum aestivum cultivar Chinese Spring chromosome 1D, IWGSC CS RefSeq v2.1, whole genome shotgun sequence DNA encodes these proteins:
- the LOC123182216 gene encoding synaptojanin-1, with the protein MAVEWSDGGEEFLLPDEFLDDDFFSEEEKAAVAARSESDEEDSLAGLSRRLAGLLGGDKLAVTPAKEEVTAGSPKSTLCGLPKSGQESPNSGASQGNSPPSSPLEQQPADPWDVLYEAAWQVNSIPAPGHPYVLHGRGGFVPPARKASPPPPPPHVPAPAGTAAGGVYYHPFAHLITQRQIQAARFHLLKQQQLFKQQRDRQLAAAAAWGVRRNAAAKRAGAAPIDLSPASFPPLLKTQLQHTPAPHPTHPAAAGMRAVFLTPPGAKRERNGTGVFLPRPAGAPAEPRKKSGCSTVLVPARVVHALNLNLDDLGAQPRYAGGIVLDHEALISRSNAMLASQKMRAAESSAPPALCHSS; encoded by the exons ATGGCGGTGGAGTGGTCGGACGGCGGCGAGGAGTTCCTGCTTCCCGACGAGTTCTTGGACGACGACTTCTTCTCCGAGGAGGAGAAGGCCGCGGTGGCCGCGCGGAGCGAGAGTGATGAGGAAGACAGCTTGGCCGGCCTCTCGCGCCGCCTagccggcctcctcggcggcgacaaACTCGCCGTCACGCCTGCCAAG GAGGAGGTGACTGCGGGGTCGCCGAAGTCGACGCTGTGTGGGCTGCCTAAGTCGGGCCAGGAGAGCCCCAACAGCGGCGCGTCCCAGGGGAACTCGCCGCCGTCGTCCCCGCTGGAGCAGCAGCCGGCAGACCCGTGGGACGTCCTCTACGAGGCTGCCTGGCAGGTCAACAGCATCCCGGCGCCGGGCCACCCCTACGTCTTGCACGGCCGCGGTGGCTTCGTGCCGCCTGCGCGGAaggcctcgcctccgccgccgccgcctcacgtGCCTGCGCCGGCCGGCACGGCCGCGGGCGGCGTGTACTACCACCCTTTCGCGCACCTCATCACGCAGCGCCAGATACAGGCTGCCAGG TTTCATCTCCTCAAACAGCAGCAGCTCTTCAAGCAGCAGAGGGACCGGCAGCTGGCCGCGGCCGCCGCATGGGGCGTGCGCCGTAACGCGGCAGCCAAGAGGGCCGGCGCCGCTCCTATCGACCTGAGCCCGGCGTCGTTCCCGCCGCTGCTGAAGACGCAGCTGCAGCACACGCCtgcaccccatcccacccatcccgccgccgccggcatgcGGGCCGTGTTCCTCACGCCGCCCGGTGCCAAGCGCGAGCGCAACGGCACCGGCGTCTTCCTCCCGCGCCCGGCCGGCGCCCCCGCGGAGCCCAGGAAGAAGTCTG GCTGCTCGACGGTTCTTGTCCCCGCCCGTGTCGTGCATGCTCTGAATCTCAACCTGGACGACCTCGGCGCCCAGCCTCGCTACGCCGGCGGCATCGTTCTTGATCATG AGGCCTTGATCAGTCGGAGCAACGCCATGCTCGCAAGCCAGAAGATGCGGGCTGCGGAGAGCTCGGCGCCGCCGGCGCTCTGCCACAGTTCGTGA